Genomic segment of Syntrophorhabdaceae bacterium:
TTATGCGCTCTTCTATGGTCTTGAGCACCTTCTCATCCTTGCCCGAAATGAAATCGGCCAATTCGTCGATGATTCTGTGATACTCGGCCGCGTCCACGCCTTCTGTGCACGGTCCAAGGCACTTCCCTAATTCGTAGAGCATACACGCCCTCTTCCTTCTCTTAAACACCGTGTCTTTGCATTTTCGTATGGGATAGAAGTGTTCCACGAGCTTGAGCACCTCCCTTACTTCCTTCGCATGAGGATAGGGTCCGAAATAGAGGGAGCCGTCATCCACGACCTTGCGTGTGGCAAAAAGCGCAGGATAGAGATCCTTCACGGTGAGCTTCAACGAAAGATAGGTTTTGTTGTCCTTGAGGTTCACGTTGTACTTGGGTCTATGCTCTTTGATCAGATTGTTTTCCAGAAGAAAGGCCTCTTTTTCATTGCCGGTAAGTACAAAGTCCACGTGGTCGATATTCTCAACGAGGCGCTCTGTCTTTGCGTCTTTTACCCCTTCCCTTACGTAGCTTCCGACCCGATCCCTTAAGTTCTTGGCTTTTCCGATATAGATGATGTTGTGAGCACGGTCCTTGAAGAGGTAGACCCCCGAGGACTCGGGAAGATTGTTGAGATGGTCCTCGGTGATCACAGGCTCAACTCCATCTGTTCTATTTTAAGAAGACGGTCCCTGAGTTCCTTCGCCCGTTCGAAATCCCACTTCTTGGCAGCGTCTGCCATCTCCTTTCTAAGCTTCCTGACCATCTTCGAACGCTGTTTGGGCTTAAGGGTCATCCCCTCCAGCTCATCGATAGGCACCGTGTAATAGTCCTTTTCGTAGATCGAAGCGAGCACATCCACGACTTCCTTCTTTATGCTCTCCGGCGTGATCCCGTTCTTTTCGTTATACGCCACCTGGATCTTTCGCCTTCTTTCGGTTTCGCTCATGGCCCTGCGCATGGACTCGGTGATATGGTCCGCGAACATAAGGACCCGCCCGTTCACATTGCGCGCTGCCCTGCCGCACGTTTGAACGAGAGACATCTCGGAGCGCAAAAACCCTTCCTTGTCCGCATCGAGGATCGCTACGAGCGAGACCTCGGGCAGGTCAAGGCCCTCACGAAGCAGGTTGACCCCGGCGAGCACATCGAACTTACCCATTCTTAAATCCCTCACGATGGCGACCCTTTCTAAGGTATCGATGTCCGAATGGAGGTATTTTGCCTTGACTCCTTTATCGAGGAGAAAGTCGGTCAAGTCCTCGGCAAAACGCTTGGTCAACGTGGTAACAAGCACCCTCTCCTTCTTCTCTATGGTCGCCTCAATCTCACTCAAGAGCATATCCACCTGGTTTTTCGCCCCCTTGATCACGATCTCGGGGTCCGTGAGGCCCGTGGGTCTGATAATCTGTTCCACTACGGAACCGCGCGCCTTTTGTAATTCATACGCCGCCGGTGTTGCCGAGATATAGAGCGCTTGTTTCTTGCGCGCTTCAAACTCTTCAAAGGTAAGAGGCCTGTTGTCAAGCGCCGAGGGCAATCTGAATCCGAATTCCACAAGTGTGGTCTTGCGGGCCCGGTCGCCCCTGTACATGCCCACAAGCTGAGGGATTGTCACATGGCTCTCGTCGATCATCACCAGGGCGTTTGTGGGCAGATAGTCCATAAGCGTGGGCGGAGGCTCTCCCGGCTTTCTTCCGGTAAAGTGACGCGAATAGTTCTCGATTCCCGAGCAAAAGCCCACTTCGGCGAGCATCTCGAGATCGTAATTGGTTCTCATTTCGAGCCGTTGGGCCTCGAGCAGCTTGTTCTCAGATTTGAGAACTTTGAGATGCTGAGCCAGTTCCGCCTGAATCGACGCAATGGCCCCCTCCAAGGTCTCTCGTGGCATAACGTAGTGGCTCGTCGGGTAAATGGTACACCGTCTCAATCTTTCCACTACCTTTCCGGTAAGGGGGTCAAGGGTTGACAGGGCCGCCACCTTGCCCTCTTCGAGAGTAATCCTGAAGGCCTTTTCTTCCTCATAGGGAGGATAGACATCGATATTGTCGCCCCTTACCCGGAATTTGCCACGGTAGAAGTCGATATCGTTTCTCTCGTACTGGCACTGGACGAGCTTGCTCAAGATCGCCGATCTGTCGATAGTCTGCCCCTCTTCCAAGTACAAGAGCATCCCGTAGTAGGCCTCAGGAGAGCCAAGGCCATAGATGCAGGAAACGCTCGCAACGATAATCACATCGTTGTGGTCAAAGAGTGCATTGGTTGCGAGCAGCCTCAACCTGTCAATCTCTTCGTTGATCGATGAATCCTTCTCGATATAGGTGTCCGAGGCCGGCAGGTACGCCTCTGGCTGATAATAATCGTAATAGCTCACAAAGAAGTGAACCTCGTTTTGAGGAAAAAGGGTTTTGAACTCGGTGAAAAGCTGCGCGGCGAGGGTTTTGTTATGGGAGATGACGAGGGTTGGCCGCT
This window contains:
- a CDS encoding GIY-YIG nuclease family protein; this encodes MITEDHLNNLPESSGVYLFKDRAHNIIYIGKAKNLRDRVGSYVREGVKDAKTERLVENIDHVDFVLTGNEKEAFLLENNLIKEHRPKYNVNLKDNKTYLSLKLTVKDLYPALFATRKVVDDGSLYFGPYPHAKEVREVLKLVEHFYPIRKCKDTVFKRRKRACMLYELGKCLGPCTEGVDAAEYHRIIDELADFISGKDEKVLKTIEERI
- the uvrB gene encoding excinuclease ABC subunit UvrB, translating into MERFKLVSDYEPRGDQPEAIKKLSEGVEKGAPHQVLLGVTGSGKTFTMANVIERVQRPTLVISHNKTLAAQLFTEFKTLFPQNEVHFFVSYYDYYQPEAYLPASDTYIEKDSSINEEIDRLRLLATNALFDHNDVIIVASVSCIYGLGSPEAYYGMLLYLEEGQTIDRSAILSKLVQCQYERNDIDFYRGKFRVRGDNIDVYPPYEEEKAFRITLEEGKVAALSTLDPLTGKVVERLRRCTIYPTSHYVMPRETLEGAIASIQAELAQHLKVLKSENKLLEAQRLEMRTNYDLEMLAEVGFCSGIENYSRHFTGRKPGEPPPTLMDYLPTNALVMIDESHVTIPQLVGMYRGDRARKTTLVEFGFRLPSALDNRPLTFEEFEARKKQALYISATPAAYELQKARGSVVEQIIRPTGLTDPEIVIKGAKNQVDMLLSEIEATIEKKERVLVTTLTKRFAEDLTDFLLDKGVKAKYLHSDIDTLERVAIVRDLRMGKFDVLAGVNLLREGLDLPEVSLVAILDADKEGFLRSEMSLVQTCGRAARNVNGRVLMFADHITESMRRAMSETERRRKIQVAYNEKNGITPESIKKEVVDVLASIYEKDYYTVPIDELEGMTLKPKQRSKMVRKLRKEMADAAKKWDFERAKELRDRLLKIEQMELSL